From Paraflavitalea devenefica, the proteins below share one genomic window:
- a CDS encoding RagB/SusD family nutrient uptake outer membrane protein, whose amino-acid sequence MNKYNRLCMICIVQMIFTSACGYLNKSIDTRSVPITEADLGRIKGLMFNTDVLNHGSPSIGELCSDNYYFTREQWRQLNEQTGSSYLWYPISFGRWMNEYDQVSYANFALEGLARIKRNPFNATQWDETKGRAHFYRATAFFNIAQLISLPYDSITAYNDPGIPLKLTTDTSTRHNRGTVQQTYNQIISDLNSSLADLPLIPVANITPSVRAAHGMLARVFLSMRRYDPALYHADQALQMNDHLLDFSAMNPNSIWPMPDPLSNKEIAFLSYMESTGIIAPPIQSTDPALYQSYDPADLRRTMFFTIGREGEVLFRGSYAKSTTCFSGIANDELFLIRAECHARAGRTDKAMDALNTLLVKRYLKGRFKPLSAQSAEDALQQILTERRKELVHRGLRWTDLRRLNKDPQTAITLQRKIGGKIFTLPPVDDRWVFLLPLNEINVSYMQQNPRDNIYLDIEANQSL is encoded by the coding sequence ATGAACAAGTACAATAGGCTATGCATGATTTGCATAGTGCAGATGATTTTTACAAGTGCGTGCGGCTACTTAAACAAATCTATCGACACCAGATCCGTACCTATAACAGAGGCGGACCTTGGTCGCATTAAAGGACTCATGTTTAATACAGATGTTCTCAATCATGGTTCTCCTTCCATCGGGGAGCTTTGCTCAGATAATTATTATTTTACCAGAGAGCAATGGCGACAGCTCAATGAGCAAACCGGATCATCTTACCTGTGGTATCCAATTTCTTTTGGTAGATGGATGAATGAATATGACCAGGTGTCGTATGCAAATTTTGCACTGGAGGGTTTGGCCAGGATTAAAAGAAATCCCTTCAATGCTACCCAGTGGGATGAAACTAAGGGACGCGCACATTTTTATAGAGCTACCGCTTTTTTTAACATTGCGCAACTAATTTCCCTGCCCTACGATTCTATAACCGCTTATAATGATCCTGGTATACCTTTAAAATTGACCACCGATACCAGCACCCGCCATAACAGAGGAACAGTCCAGCAAACGTATAATCAAATTATTTCCGACCTGAACAGCTCACTGGCAGATCTACCATTGATACCTGTAGCCAATATTACACCATCCGTGAGAGCCGCTCATGGCATGTTGGCAAGAGTGTTCCTGTCTATGAGGCGGTATGATCCTGCTTTATATCATGCGGACCAAGCGTTACAAATGAATGACCATTTACTGGACTTTTCGGCGATGAATCCTAATAGCATTTGGCCTATGCCTGACCCGCTTTCCAATAAAGAAATTGCCTTTCTTTCCTATATGGAATCAACGGGGATTATCGCCCCTCCCATCCAATCCACAGATCCTGCGTTGTACCAATCCTACGATCCTGCAGATTTACGTAGGACGATGTTTTTCACTATCGGCAGAGAAGGAGAAGTGTTGTTTAGGGGCAGTTATGCCAAAAGCACCACCTGCTTTTCCGGTATAGCCAATGATGAATTGTTCCTGATCAGGGCGGAATGTCATGCCCGTGCCGGCAGAACAGATAAAGCCATGGACGCACTCAATACTTTACTGGTCAAAAGATACCTGAAAGGACGGTTCAAACCTCTTTCGGCCCAAAGCGCCGAGGATGCACTCCAACAGATCCTAACGGAAAGAAGAAAAGAATTGGTCCACCGCGGACTTAGATGGACAGATCTTAGGAGATTAAATAAGGATCCTCAGACCGCGATCACCTTACAAAGAAAAATTGGCGGCAAGATATTCACCTTACCGCCTGTCGATGATCGATGGGTCTTTTTATTACCCCTTAATGAAATTAATGTCAGTTATATGCAACAAAATCCACGAGACAATATTTACTTGGATATAGAAGCCAACCAATCGCTCTGA
- a CDS encoding terpene synthase family protein — translation MQPVILPGRLFMPFQSLINKNVDLADLHTADWLRHFKLVLSEQQLSFYRNQGFAWMVARMFPNADLKTLCAFTDLNTLLFLLDDLLDHTDPEEINPQMAKDPQAIQQLINTFLSVMDPYPQPTPNNPVFLALEELWGRIIRLSTPAWQENFRNSMRQIFNAAIWQHTNVQQGVRPSIRDYMDKRQYLGAANIATDTIAIADKIKLPMAMFKEPLIARITILCRNTVCWANDLFSLSKEIEHGDYHNLVVLLQYHKKLSRKQAIQQAIEIHDSQVKQFLQIKKKLAFYNPHTRKEIDRYVSGLENIMVANIDWSDYETSRYTYTYAEEIQKIAPRSHYLLYQ, via the coding sequence ATGCAACCTGTCATCCTTCCAGGACGGCTATTTATGCCGTTCCAATCCCTAATTAACAAAAACGTAGATCTTGCTGACCTACATACAGCGGATTGGCTGCGCCATTTTAAACTTGTACTTTCTGAGCAACAGCTGTCATTCTACCGAAACCAGGGTTTTGCCTGGATGGTGGCCAGAATGTTTCCCAATGCGGACCTAAAGACGCTGTGTGCATTTACGGACCTTAACACGCTTTTATTCTTGCTGGATGATTTGCTCGATCATACGGATCCAGAGGAAATAAATCCCCAAATGGCAAAAGATCCTCAAGCGATTCAACAGTTGATCAACACTTTTTTAAGTGTTATGGATCCGTATCCACAACCTACACCCAACAATCCCGTTTTCCTGGCGTTGGAAGAACTGTGGGGGCGCATCATCAGATTGAGTACTCCTGCATGGCAGGAAAATTTTAGAAATAGTATGCGACAGATCTTTAATGCGGCCATATGGCAACACACGAATGTTCAACAAGGGGTCCGCCCAAGTATCCGGGATTACATGGACAAAAGGCAATATTTGGGCGCCGCAAACATTGCTACCGACACGATCGCCATCGCTGACAAGATTAAATTGCCCATGGCGATGTTTAAAGAGCCGCTTATTGCTAGAATAACGATTCTTTGCAGGAACACGGTTTGCTGGGCCAATGATCTTTTTTCATTGTCAAAAGAGATCGAGCATGGCGACTATCACAATTTGGTGGTCCTGCTTCAATATCATAAAAAACTCTCCCGCAAGCAGGCCATACAACAAGCCATTGAAATCCATGATAGTCAAGTCAAACAGTTCCTGCAGATAAAAAAGAAACTCGCATTTTACAATCCCCATACAAGGAAAGAAATAGACAGATATGTCAGCGGTTTGGAAAATATTATGGTAGCCAATATTGACTGGAGTGATTATGAAACCAGCAGGTATACGTATACATATGCTGAGGAGATCCAAAAAATAGCGCCTCGGTCCCACTATTTATTATATCAGTAA
- a CDS encoding hybrid sensor histidine kinase/response regulator codes for MCLPSLRQNKWIYYLIGLGATSLDLEQNKKIRIVNGVSIITGMMALVVGSFFSLLSHDTSIGVPALIEGCLFAVVVYLNYRKQYLAAALLGHVIQNLAVIYFGALLGSIVDAQFMAVFLVGIPLLIFNNWPFRLICIAATFVTMLTLELNSYYGFIAPIEINPKLHLLFQLVSAGAILFLNVIVIFLYDYNNKLLVKQLEVSNNNLQRVSKFKTIHVREINHELKGPMNAIHSISQVLLDQNDLDEKGRGVVYKHLHAASQHAVEITNNVLELSAIEEGIIPPLNNGPVYIESLVKETCQWYQPMADKKSINILFRMVGNVPVCLYADKTKLRQIVSNLLVNAIKFSPANEPIFVTINVDEDFLHIRVRDKGPGIGPEKLADLFKEFVTESNDLIPGTGLGLHISQNLADRMGGTIDVKSMPGKGSAFILRTPCIPVDENKTFEDSETTNGVKAPPSELHKSVYILEDNAMHALYLKRYLTKWGCTFKESELALPGIQEIISMQPEIILLDGQLPDGNAVEILDRIRAIPEINHIPVIVITGESYQDEIRSIEKAGAVHIIKKPLNYSELHTAISEHALDLYVSL; via the coding sequence ATGTGTCTCCCCTCCTTGAGACAGAATAAATGGATTTACTATCTGATCGGCTTAGGCGCAACCAGCTTGGATCTGGAACAAAATAAAAAAATAAGGATTGTTAACGGAGTGAGTATCATCACCGGTATGATGGCACTTGTTGTAGGCTCATTTTTCTCCCTGCTCTCTCACGATACCTCCATCGGCGTTCCTGCATTAATTGAAGGCTGTCTATTTGCGGTGGTTGTATATCTCAACTATAGAAAACAATACCTTGCCGCCGCGCTTTTGGGGCACGTCATCCAAAATCTGGCGGTGATTTACTTTGGCGCTCTTTTAGGTTCTATTGTAGATGCCCAGTTTATGGCAGTTTTTCTGGTGGGAATCCCATTACTCATCTTTAATAATTGGCCTTTCCGCCTGATATGCATAGCCGCAACTTTTGTAACGATGCTCACGCTGGAGCTAAATTCCTACTATGGTTTTATAGCGCCCATAGAGATTAACCCAAAACTCCACCTTTTATTCCAATTAGTTTCTGCAGGGGCGATTTTATTTTTGAACGTGATCGTCATTTTCCTCTATGATTACAATAACAAATTATTAGTAAAACAACTGGAGGTATCCAATAACAACCTGCAGCGGGTCAGTAAATTCAAAACGATCCATGTGCGGGAAATTAACCACGAGCTGAAGGGGCCGATGAATGCCATACATTCTATCAGTCAGGTTCTTTTGGATCAAAATGACCTGGACGAAAAAGGTCGTGGGGTTGTATATAAACATTTACATGCTGCCTCACAACATGCAGTTGAAATTACAAATAACGTACTGGAGTTATCTGCCATCGAAGAAGGAATTATTCCACCTTTGAATAATGGACCCGTCTATATTGAGTCGCTTGTCAAAGAGACCTGTCAATGGTATCAGCCAATGGCAGATAAGAAGTCAATAAATATCCTATTCAGGATGGTTGGTAACGTGCCTGTTTGCTTGTATGCGGATAAAACAAAACTTCGCCAGATAGTTTCCAATTTGTTGGTAAATGCCATAAAGTTTTCCCCTGCAAATGAGCCGATATTCGTTACAATTAATGTGGATGAAGATTTCCTGCATATCAGGGTGAGAGATAAAGGTCCTGGCATTGGCCCGGAAAAATTGGCCGATCTATTCAAAGAGTTTGTCACTGAATCTAACGATTTAATCCCTGGAACAGGGCTTGGTTTACATATATCCCAAAATCTTGCCGACAGAATGGGGGGAACAATTGATGTCAAAAGCATGCCGGGTAAAGGCTCCGCCTTCATCTTAAGAACACCCTGCATACCAGTGGATGAAAACAAAACCTTTGAAGATAGTGAGACCACCAATGGGGTGAAGGCTCCACCGTCAGAATTGCATAAATCTGTCTATATTTTGGAGGATAATGCCATGCATGCATTGTACCTTAAAAGATATCTTACAAAATGGGGATGCACTTTCAAAGAAAGTGAGCTGGCGCTGCCGGGAATTCAGGAGATTATCTCCATGCAGCCCGAAATCATATTATTAGATGGACAACTCCCGGATGGAAACGCCGTTGAAATATTAGACCGGATCCGCGCCATCCCGGAAATTAATCACATACCTGTGATTGTTATTACAGGTGAATCCTACCAGGATGAAATCAGGTCGATCGAAAAAGCCGGAGCCGTTCATATTATAAAAAAACCATTAAACTATTCAGAACTACACACAGCCATCAGTGAACATGCCTTAGACCTATACGTTTCATTATAG
- a CDS encoding RNA polymerase sigma factor has product MKPGSIIASPDLSFTLDEFKTGGDRVYHLLHKQFNSFLQIFTFKIVKETAAANDLASESILSLWRNRSNIQNLDHLRNSLLKIAYHKSLDYKKASTRRIEREYNYSNQFSINEAGPLDSMIRDEAINDLIGKIDSLPAQWRNVVRMAYIDGMKNKEIAEQLKISINTVKFYKYNGMQELRALYGIDPKFLYPLLFIKQIIRFIFSFL; this is encoded by the coding sequence ATGAAACCAGGCTCCATTATTGCCTCCCCTGATTTGTCATTTACACTTGACGAGTTTAAAACAGGCGGGGATAGAGTATATCATTTATTGCACAAACAATTCAATTCATTCCTTCAGATCTTTACATTTAAGATTGTGAAAGAAACAGCTGCCGCCAATGACCTTGCCTCTGAATCCATCCTGAGTCTCTGGCGTAATCGCAGTAACATTCAAAATCTGGATCACCTGCGGAATTCCCTGCTCAAAATTGCCTACCATAAATCCCTTGACTATAAAAAGGCAAGTACTCGCAGAATTGAAAGAGAGTATAATTATAGCAATCAATTTAGCATCAACGAGGCGGGGCCCCTCGACTCGATGATCCGGGATGAGGCGATTAATGACCTGATTGGTAAAATAGATTCACTTCCGGCACAATGGAGAAATGTCGTAAGGATGGCATATATAGATGGCATGAAAAATAAGGAGATCGCCGAACAGTTAAAGATTTCTATCAATACGGTCAAATTTTACAAATACAATGGGATGCAGGAGTTGCGCGCTTTATATGGCATCGATCCGAAATTCCTATATCCTCTTCTATTTATAAAACAAATAATAAGATTTATTTTCTCATTTCTGTAA
- a CDS encoding FecR family protein, whose amino-acid sequence MEKEFQYEPDSRKKLEFGSATLQKCILIISSFIIVATIIMIMLLKTKRRADTASKIGKSSSHQIDYPPGVRSATLNLQGGRYIELKSNISKVYQIGQGVTVKEKNGHLIYVVKGKQTSGMLQELVVPFGSEYILDMADHTNVWLNSGSKLKYFSIYNFAVKFVWLEGQAHFRIKNPARQQIQVMANGLSIQADCSEFAVDAYLSQYTRVYAYDGKVNIGRENYVTTMSIHQDTILQGINGLFSFVDVQFTEDIPTSVDGYFSFIRYSLRQMTDELTRWYNVHFEFSDDFNVSNRIHSFIPREYSLQEILQYLARDGLASFEVQKGRKVVVKPLKRRW is encoded by the coding sequence ATGGAAAAAGAATTTCAATACGAACCAGACTCAAGGAAGAAATTAGAATTCGGTAGCGCTACCCTTCAAAAGTGCATCCTTATTATATCCTCATTCATAATTGTCGCTACTATAATAATGATCATGCTCCTAAAGACCAAACGAAGGGCCGATACAGCATCAAAAATAGGAAAATCCTCTAGTCACCAAATAGACTACCCGCCAGGTGTTAGAAGCGCCACATTGAACCTTCAAGGAGGTAGATATATTGAGCTAAAATCTAATATATCGAAAGTTTATCAGATCGGGCAAGGTGTTACCGTAAAGGAAAAAAATGGGCATCTCATTTATGTCGTCAAGGGTAAGCAGACAAGCGGCATGCTGCAGGAGCTTGTCGTCCCATTTGGGAGTGAATATATCCTGGATATGGCTGATCATACCAATGTCTGGCTCAACTCCGGTTCAAAATTGAAATATTTTTCCATATACAACTTCGCGGTAAAATTTGTGTGGTTGGAAGGCCAGGCTCATTTTCGAATTAAGAACCCTGCCCGCCAGCAGATCCAGGTAATGGCCAACGGACTCTCCATTCAGGCTGATTGTTCTGAGTTTGCAGTAGATGCTTATCTGTCACAGTATACCAGGGTATATGCATATGATGGTAAAGTCAATATCGGAAGAGAAAATTACGTTACCACGATGTCGATTCACCAGGATACCATTCTTCAGGGAATAAACGGGTTATTTTCTTTTGTCGATGTGCAATTTACAGAAGACATACCAACGTCCGTTGATGGTTATTTTTCTTTTATTCGCTATTCACTCCGACAGATGACAGACGAGTTAACCAGGTGGTATAATGTCCATTTCGAATTTTCAGACGATTTTAATGTCAGCAATAGAATTCATAGTTTTATACCACGGGAGTATTCCCTACAGGAAATTTTGCAGTATTTGGCACGCGATGGGTTAGCCAGTTTCGAAGTTCAGAAGGGAAGGAAAGTAGTTGTAAAACCACTTAAGCGGCGTTGGTAG
- a CDS encoding O-antigen ligase family protein, with the protein MIGIIILLASQHHVFGVYMMPYCILVVLILLTTTALARKITRSFNLTLLDLFLVLVFFTICTAQVKTDFTSIDQLNGVISFLFLFMISRQVNWSAQAISHIISFLTGITIVESIIGIIQFIGAKEQPHLQLKGWFNSSTLFASYLALIVTLLVGEFRYTSLSLQATWWKWIRGMGASMAMVLIALSQSRAAIAVAFLSICYSAAFTWRRQKSKLNWKWPLIALLSVLICIFVFFMYSKQSSTTGRLVIWRVSKEILLDHWKTGIGVGRFPMTYADYKEQLFAGENFTPEQQYLDDAILYPYNEVLYVGITWGAIALSLLLLGGILLLAQFLRPLKVAPGNTNFGVGPFLIGLTVLSLVGFPLHDLRIALLLAIVLAIISSRVKIATFQLSRSVIIIYVMIAAVSIWFSITKVIPIYQWKTFDNSPFPHASKVAFYEKSYPQLKFNGHFLYQYAQSLYAAGDFKKSIAIFQEAGRYIEHDKVLIFIGSSYAELKDYLQAEHYFLRSLTRYPNRLMPKYQLFKLYEEQGKIPLARKMATAILKHRLKVSSPWSDQVQQSARAFLMETSIFNPQIPLT; encoded by the coding sequence ATGATTGGCATCATTATTTTGTTGGCCTCCCAACACCATGTATTTGGTGTTTACATGATGCCCTACTGCATTTTGGTGGTACTTATTTTATTAACCACGACTGCGCTTGCCCGAAAAATTACCAGATCATTTAACCTGACACTGTTAGATCTGTTTTTAGTTCTGGTATTTTTTACGATCTGCACTGCTCAAGTAAAAACAGATTTTACCAGCATAGATCAATTGAATGGCGTGATCTCCTTCCTTTTCTTATTTATGATTAGCAGGCAGGTTAATTGGAGTGCACAAGCGATATCTCATATAATATCATTTTTGACTGGCATCACCATTGTAGAATCGATTATAGGGATCATCCAATTTATCGGCGCTAAAGAGCAGCCTCATCTCCAATTGAAGGGTTGGTTCAATAGTTCTACCTTATTTGCTTCCTACCTTGCCCTAATAGTCACGCTGCTCGTTGGTGAGTTCAGGTATACTTCGTTATCCCTCCAGGCTACCTGGTGGAAATGGATAAGAGGCATGGGGGCTTCCATGGCAATGGTCCTGATTGCGCTTTCCCAAAGCCGTGCTGCCATTGCGGTGGCATTCCTCTCCATATGTTACAGTGCTGCCTTCACCTGGCGCCGGCAGAAAAGCAAACTGAACTGGAAATGGCCCCTAATTGCCTTATTGTCGGTGTTGATCTGCATTTTCGTCTTCTTCATGTATTCCAAGCAATCTTCCACCACAGGAAGGCTAGTCATCTGGCGGGTGTCAAAAGAGATCCTGCTTGATCATTGGAAAACCGGGATTGGGGTCGGGAGATTTCCTATGACCTATGCTGACTATAAAGAGCAACTTTTTGCAGGGGAGAATTTTACCCCCGAGCAGCAATACCTGGATGACGCCATATTATACCCCTATAACGAGGTATTATATGTTGGTATCACCTGGGGGGCAATTGCTTTATCGCTGCTCCTGTTGGGTGGCATATTATTATTGGCGCAGTTCCTCAGACCCCTAAAGGTGGCCCCAGGAAACACCAATTTTGGAGTGGGGCCATTTTTGATAGGGCTTACCGTATTGTCCTTAGTGGGGTTCCCGTTACATGATCTTAGGATCGCCCTTTTGTTGGCAATAGTGTTGGCGATCATTTCCAGCCGGGTGAAAATTGCCACTTTTCAACTGTCCCGTTCCGTAATTATCATCTACGTGATGATTGCGGCAGTGTCAATCTGGTTTTCTATCACCAAAGTGATCCCCATATATCAGTGGAAAACTTTTGATAACAGCCCTTTCCCTCATGCCAGCAAGGTGGCCTTTTATGAAAAGTCATATCCACAACTAAAATTCAATGGACATTTCTTATACCAGTATGCGCAGTCCCTGTATGCTGCTGGGGATTTTAAAAAGAGTATCGCCATTTTTCAGGAGGCAGGACGATATATTGAACATGATAAGGTGTTGATTTTTATCGGGAGTAGTTATGCAGAACTGAAAGACTATTTGCAGGCAGAACACTATTTCCTCCGTTCGTTGACCAGATATCCCAATCGATTAATGCCCAAATACCAATTGTTTAAGCTCTATGAAGAACAAGGCAAGATACCTCTTGCCCGGAAAATGGCTACCGCAATACTCAAACATAGATTAAAAGTATCTTCCCCTTGGTCCGACCAGGTGCAACAAAGCGCAAGAGCGTTTTTAATGGAAACGTCAATTTTTAACCCTCAAATACCACTTACATGA
- a CDS encoding transglutaminase-like domain-containing protein translates to MQLCKKGIIPCTLVLLYIFIIIHQSSAQVTRTVAPTFTWARWWTTCIDLWYLYFQNAGDSSYLPAIDDYVKDPASTNSTDFLRYISMARMGCHSSVSDDLFRDFVLPRKIGREFYHSWRDSVLKDFHHIRLPVDRKDYPAVLNTVHEFVRKRVKFSSISRSGHTLGYNEILELGQGDCTVLATIGTFILRGLGVPATIDFTYSWANFDGQMHSWVTILEPGGKFTPFMPGDGIPFGYDPFIFIKDKIDGKHDTYKLCAKVFRRRSLPNSLYCREPLFSQPATSMLQDGRFEDVSDLYGPVSDIRIPLNNVADYIGVYNNHKWNPVWIAHKPSGTKVKVFTKMRRGLLYCLMRKDSEGYQPVGAPFVLTGDDHIRKLSPRKTYDEIKVAALCSNLNYQLKEFSKVSGKTFRTRMHAIAIGRLTRRPEKGNIYRISYWDGKWKDAGESTADSQLIFEDVPSGSIYRLFDIKTNEFSRPFTIDSIFQYW, encoded by the coding sequence ATGCAACTATGTAAAAAAGGAATCATTCCTTGCACCCTTGTATTGCTATACATCTTTATTATTATTCATCAAAGTTCGGCTCAGGTAACAAGGACAGTTGCCCCTACTTTCACTTGGGCTAGGTGGTGGACAACCTGCATAGACCTTTGGTATTTATATTTCCAGAACGCTGGTGATTCCAGCTACCTGCCTGCTATCGATGATTATGTAAAGGATCCGGCATCAACGAACTCAACGGATTTTCTAAGGTATATTAGTATGGCCAGGATGGGATGCCATTCTTCTGTTTCTGATGACCTTTTTCGTGACTTTGTCCTTCCCCGTAAAATTGGCCGGGAATTTTACCACTCTTGGAGGGATTCGGTATTAAAGGATTTTCACCACATACGACTGCCTGTTGACCGAAAGGACTACCCGGCTGTGCTTAATACTGTTCATGAATTTGTTAGAAAACGTGTAAAGTTCTCTAGTATTTCGCGGTCCGGCCATACACTTGGTTATAACGAAATTCTGGAATTGGGTCAGGGAGACTGCACAGTTTTGGCTACAATCGGCACTTTTATCCTGAGAGGGTTGGGAGTGCCCGCAACAATAGATTTCACCTACTCCTGGGCAAATTTCGATGGCCAAATGCATTCTTGGGTTACCATACTGGAACCAGGAGGGAAGTTCACTCCATTTATGCCTGGCGATGGGATCCCTTTTGGTTATGATCCCTTTATCTTTATTAAGGATAAGATCGATGGAAAACACGACACTTATAAATTATGCGCGAAAGTATTTCGCCGCCGTTCTTTACCCAATTCTTTATATTGCCGGGAACCACTTTTTTCCCAACCCGCTACATCCATGCTCCAGGATGGACGATTCGAGGATGTGAGTGATTTATATGGTCCGGTATCTGATATTAGGATACCCTTGAATAATGTCGCTGACTATATCGGTGTCTACAATAACCATAAATGGAATCCGGTTTGGATAGCTCACAAACCTTCTGGTACAAAGGTTAAGGTATTTACAAAAATGCGAAGAGGTCTACTGTATTGCTTAATGCGGAAAGACTCAGAAGGATACCAACCTGTAGGTGCTCCATTTGTCCTTACCGGAGATGACCATATAAGGAAATTATCTCCACGTAAAACTTACGATGAAATAAAAGTGGCAGCCCTATGCTCAAACTTAAATTATCAATTGAAAGAATTTTCAAAAGTTTCAGGGAAAACCTTCCGAACCAGGATGCATGCAATTGCAATTGGCCGTTTGACCAGGAGGCCTGAAAAGGGGAACATCTATCGGATCAGCTATTGGGATGGCAAATGGAAGGATGCGGGTGAATCAACTGCTGATAGTCAACTAATTTTTGAAGATGTGCCCAGCGGATCCATTTATCGGTTGTTTGATATTAAAACAAATGAATTCAGTCGCCCCTTCACCATTGATAGTATATTCCAATACTGGTGA
- a CDS encoding glycosyltransferase family 2 protein — MTQPLVSIVILNWNGRKFLEQFLPSVQASTWTNKAIVVIDNASTDDSIAFLQTHYPAVQIVRNAGNFGFAKGYNEGLKQISSDYYVLLNSDVEVTPGWIEPVIALMEADRTIGACQPKLLAYHDRGSFEYAGAAGGWLDYLGYPFARGRIFDVCEADHGQYDTAEPIFWATGAAMFVRAKLYHEVGGLDPFFFAHQEEIDFCWRLQLADYQIYACPQSVVYHVGGGTLPKGNARKVFLNFRNNLIMMAKNMPAGMATWKILYRFWLDTVSAIKSLLAGEGTYFLAVFKAHIAFVGWLLFKRKESIFPAGKKRKLQGYLTKSVVCSHFIGGKKTFAEIVSNKS; from the coding sequence ATGACGCAACCCTTGGTCTCTATAGTGATCCTTAACTGGAATGGACGAAAGTTCCTGGAGCAGTTCCTGCCTTCGGTACAGGCTTCTACCTGGACGAATAAAGCCATCGTGGTGATTGATAATGCCTCTACCGATGACTCGATCGCTTTCCTGCAAACGCATTACCCGGCCGTGCAGATCGTACGGAATGCCGGCAATTTCGGTTTTGCCAAAGGGTATAATGAAGGGCTGAAACAGATCAGCAGTGATTATTATGTGTTGCTGAATTCGGATGTGGAAGTAACGCCGGGCTGGATAGAGCCGGTGATTGCCCTGATGGAGGCCGACCGCACGATCGGCGCCTGCCAGCCCAAGTTATTGGCGTATCATGACCGGGGCTCGTTTGAATATGCCGGTGCAGCGGGCGGCTGGCTGGATTACCTGGGCTATCCTTTTGCACGGGGGCGCATTTTTGACGTGTGTGAAGCTGATCATGGCCAATATGACACGGCGGAACCTATTTTCTGGGCCACGGGAGCGGCCATGTTCGTAAGGGCAAAACTATACCATGAAGTGGGCGGACTGGACCCTTTTTTCTTTGCCCACCAGGAGGAGATTGATTTTTGCTGGCGGCTGCAACTGGCTGATTACCAGATATATGCCTGTCCGCAGTCGGTAGTATACCATGTAGGCGGCGGCACCCTGCCCAAGGGCAATGCCCGGAAGGTGTTCCTGAATTTCCGCAATAACCTGATCATGATGGCCAAGAATATGCCGGCGGGCATGGCCACCTGGAAGATCTTGTACCGTTTCTGGCTGGATACGGTTTCGGCGATCAAGTCGTTACTGGCGGGTGAAGGCACTTATTTTTTAGCCGTTTTCAAGGCGCATATTGCTTTTGTGGGGTGGTTGCTTTTTAAAAGGAAAGAGAGTATTTTTCCGGCCGGTAAAAAAAGAAAACTGCAGGGGTATTTAACTAAAAGTGTGGTGTGCAGCCACTTTATAGGAGGCAAAAAAACCTTTGCAGAAATTGTTAGCAATAAAAGCTGA